caacaaattcctgaaataaataaaatgccACTGAATATAgttcagaaaaaatatataaaaaaatcaaatttatttgtatattaagtAAATATAGCCATAATAGTGATATACAGATCCCATAAATTGTCATCTAATGTACAAATAAGCAAatatagattaataaaaatacttaatttcaGTCAAATTGAGTTTAATTTTATGAAGAGCATCTCCtatgacaaaaaattgaaattcaacactaaatgcaacaaaaattcaaagaagTAACAGGATGTAGATTATACATAACTTTGAATACATCCTATATATTTAGGAATTTTCAATcgattgattatatttttactgCTCATCCTTGTCTTTGGCACCATGTTTCAATATACGTGTGAATTCAACATAATCAAACAAACCATTCTTAATAGGAGCTTCTCTATACATTTCATCAACTTCATCATCTGTGAATCTATCTCCCATTGAAGTTAAGAGTTCTCTAAGACGCTCTTCATTTATTACACCATTATTGTCTTCGTCGAAACAGCCAAAAGCATTTTTGATGACGTCTTCTGGATCAGTACCTTGTAGACGTTCTCCAAATAGTGTCAGAAACATTGTGAAGTTAATTGGACCTGGAGCTTCGTTCATCATACCATCAAGATAATCATCAGTAGGATTTTTGcctgagaaataaatataaacaataaaataaacagttgttgaataatttaaaaacaaattgagaATTTTGGAGGGTTATATTGTGATCATATTTTTACAACAAACAATTACCTAAAGAAGCCAACATATCATGTAAGTCCTCTTTATCAACAAAGCCATCATGATTTTGATCAATCATATTAAAAGCTTCCTTGAATTCAGCAATTTGTGCCTGATCAAACATAGCAAATACATTGGATGTTGCTCTTTGAGCACGTTTTTTGCTAGTTCCACGACGACTTACTGTTTTTCGCGAGgacatttttctgaaaaaagaaatattaatatatacttGGGAATTTAGAACTACACTTAGAATTTACACGACAATTTAGAATTTCAACTCTTAGAATAAGATTTGATAATAGTTTAAGGTTAGAAAATCTACTTTCACACAATAATTGAAAGATGACTTTTCACTTTTAACGATAGTACTAATTGCAATATTTACTAATTAgataattgattacaaaaatttattttgaatggtCAACGCCCTACAAcggaaaaatataattatcaactTACCAATAAAGTGGTTATTagtttattcaaataatcaGAACACTTTTTGAAATTGTGTTTAATGGTTTACTTATTGTAACTCCTAActtaaaaatagtaattaaataaaagcTAAAAAACACCCAGGTGAGTCAGTTCCAACGTTGCAGGACTGTATAGTTGATAATTGTTGTAAAAACATTGACATCAAATTGTTGAAAGTAAAAGTATTGAGAAACCCGCATGTTGCCAACACTGCTTTTCAGCTGTGTATATTCATCGACTATAcagaattattatatttcataattctTTGGAAGTATAAATTCACATCCCACATCActcattgttttttaaatattttaaatgtgtcgcctctttttcgaattttattattattacgaattaaaacaccaatagatacgccttttgcaacatttattttatattagtttaatctacagaggataaaaagtttgatttaccaaaacacagaaaatatcaaaaaaattgtacaaaacatctatacaaaaaaatgaacggtgcttaaactaaaaccagccaatTTCAATCTTGCTACTTGATGctctctggtaagacgtggacctctagct
This DNA window, taken from Diorhabda sublineata isolate icDioSubl1.1 chromosome 4, icDioSubl1.1, whole genome shotgun sequence, encodes the following:
- the LOC130443578 gene encoding myosin regulatory light chain sqh, whose product is MSSRKTVSRRGTSKKRAQRATSNVFAMFDQAQIAEFKEAFNMIDQNHDGFVDKEDLHDMLASLGKNPTDDYLDGMMNEAPGPINFTMFLTLFGERLQGTDPEDVIKNAFGCFDEDNNGVINEERLRELLTSMGDRFTDDEVDEMYREAPIKNGLFDYVEFTRILKHGAKDKDEQ